A portion of the Stegostoma tigrinum isolate sSteTig4 chromosome 44, sSteTig4.hap1, whole genome shotgun sequence genome contains these proteins:
- the LOC132207286 gene encoding histone H3 codes for MARTKQTARKSTGGKAPRKQLATKAARKSAPATGGVKKPHRYRPGTVALREIRRYQKSTELLIRKLPFQRLVREIAQDFKTDLRFQSSAVMALQEASEAYLVGLFEDTNLCAIHAKRVTIMPKDIQLARRIRGERA; via the coding sequence ATGGCCAGAACCAAGCAGACAGCGCGCAAATCCACCGGAGGGAAAGCTCCCCGCAAGCAGCTGGCGACCAAAGCGGCCCGCAAGAGCGCTCCGGCCACGGGCGGAGTGAAAAAGCCTCATCGCTACaggcccggcacggtggctctgcgggagatccgccgctaccagaaatccaccgagctgctgatccgcaaactgccgttccagcgcctggtgcgggagatcgctcaggacttcaagaccgacctgcgcttccagagctcggccgtgatggccctgcaggaggccagcgAGGCTTACCTGGTGGGGCTGTTTGAGGACACCAACCTGTGTGCCATCCACGCCAAGCGGGTCACCATCATGCCCAAAGACATCCAGCTGGCCCGCCGGATCCGCGGGGAGCGCGCCTAA
- the LOC132207287 gene encoding late histone H2A.2.2-like, which translates to MSGRGKGSGGKARSKAKSRSSRAGLQFPVGRVHRLLRKGNYAERVGAGAPVYLAAVLEYLTAEILELAGNAARDNKKTRIIPRHLQLAVRNDEELNKLLGGVTIAQGGVLPNIQAVLLPKKTAAGGSAKK; encoded by the coding sequence ATGTCTGGGAGAGGAAAGGGCAGTGGAGGGAAAGCTCGCTCGAAGGCCAAGTCCCGGTCGTCCCGGGCTGGCCTGCAGTTCCCGGTGGGCCGTGTTCacaggctcctgagaaagggtaactatgctgagcgtgtgggtgccggagcgccggtctatctggctgcggtgctcgagtacctgacggctgaaatcctcgagctggccggtaacgcggcccgggacaacaagaagacccgcatcatccccaggcacctccagctggccgtgcgcaacgacgaggagctcaacaagctgctgggaggggtgaccatcgctcagggcggggtgctgcctaatatccaggccgtgctgctgcccaagaaaaccgcCGCAGGGGGCTCCGCTAAAAAGTGA
- the LOC132207284 gene encoding late histone H2B.L4-like isoform X2 translates to MADEKKSQATSKKGAKKIIKKAPGKSGKKRSRRRKESYSIYIYKVMKQVHPDTGISSRAMSIMNSFVNDIFERIAGEASRLAHYNKRSTISSREIQTAVRLLLPGELAKHAVSEGTKAVTKYTSSK, encoded by the coding sequence ATGGCAGATGAGAAGAAATCGCAGGCAACTTCCAAGAAAGGCGCgaagaaaatcatcaagaaggcGCCGGGGAAAAGCGGCAAGAAAAGGAGCCGACGCAGGAAAGAAAGTTACTCCATCTACATCtacaaagtgatgaagcaggttcaccccGACACCGGCATCTCCTCCAGGGCCATGAGCATCATGAACTCGTTCGTCAACGATATTTTCGAGCGTATCGCAGGGGAggcttcccgcctggcccattacaacaagcgcagcaccatcagctcccgggagatccagaccgccgtgcggctgctgctgcccggggagctggccaagcacgccgtgtcggagggtacaaaggcggtgaccaagtacaccagctccaagtga